A part of Myxococcales bacterium genomic DNA contains:
- a CDS encoding DDE-type integrase/transposase/recombinase, translating to MYSVIVCNTTATTAPLNNIIEQDHRRIKWKTRHSMGYFSYKTAFNTIRGIETMHMLFKGQLYHLMDKSSLSIKKFINRQFGLSDPILEM from the coding sequence TTGTACTCTGTCATTGTTTGCAACACTACCGCTACTACAGCCCCTTTAAATAATATTATAGAGCAGGATCACAGGAGGATAAAATGGAAAACACGGCATAGCATGGGCTATTTCTCTTACAAGACAGCCTTCAACACAATTCGCGGAATTGAAACAATGCATATGCTATTCAAAGGTCAGCTCTACCACTTAATGGATAAAAGTTCACTATCAATTAAAAAGTTCATCAACAGACAATTTGGACTGAGTGACCCAATTCTTGAAATGTAA
- a CDS encoding DDE-type integrase/transposase/recombinase, whose protein sequence is MLLHEGLLFWAYNSKIMSKGLSSDDAAKIVGVPRSTLYRWRKNKTMRLDSLISKSRRPKNFRKAKNRSNVTIRIQALREEFPRWGKRKITKLLKREGVDISESAVGRVISGLLQRGVLVSAKLSRHKGIVRLKPKRPYAIRLKRGQKLKADSPGQAIQIDHMSVPMAYGCVLKHFNAICTVSRWNTAEVYTRATAKTASDFIDKLINQSPFPIQKIQVDGGSEFMAEFEDACKKYKLELAVLAPKSPKLNGHVERINGTWRTDFYELYDLPTQLTELRPLLNDYMDTYNWDRPHEALGLQTPQEFLESKGYKFRVS, encoded by the coding sequence ATGTTGCTGCATGAGGGGCTCCTTTTTTGGGCTTACAATTCCAAAATTATGTCTAAAGGTTTATCATCAGATGATGCAGCTAAGATTGTTGGTGTGCCTCGATCAACGCTTTATCGCTGGCGTAAAAATAAAACCATGAGGCTTGATAGCCTCATTTCCAAAAGCAGACGTCCCAAAAACTTTCGCAAAGCCAAAAATCGAAGCAATGTGACAATACGGATCCAAGCACTGCGAGAAGAGTTTCCCAGGTGGGGAAAAAGAAAAATAACAAAACTTTTAAAAAGAGAAGGTGTGGATATTTCTGAGAGCGCGGTAGGAAGGGTTATTTCTGGGCTTTTACAACGTGGTGTTTTAGTATCAGCCAAGCTTTCAAGGCACAAAGGCATCGTAAGATTAAAGCCCAAAAGACCCTACGCTATCAGGCTTAAACGAGGACAAAAGCTCAAAGCAGATTCCCCAGGGCAAGCTATTCAAATAGATCATATGAGCGTCCCTATGGCTTATGGATGCGTTTTAAAACACTTCAATGCTATTTGCACAGTAAGTCGATGGAATACTGCCGAGGTATACACCAGAGCCACCGCTAAAACAGCCAGTGATTTTATAGATAAACTGATAAATCAATCGCCATTTCCAATACAAAAAATTCAGGTTGATGGCGGTAGCGAATTTATGGCTGAGTTTGAAGATGCCTGCAAAAAATACAAACTAGAACTGGCTGTATTGGCCCCCAAATCACCCAAACTGAACGGCCATGTAGAGCGAATTAACGGAACCTGGCGCACCGATTTCTACGAGCTCTATGATTTACCCACGCAACTTACTGAATTAAGACCGCTTTTGAACGATTATATGGATACCTATAACTGGGACAGGCCTCATGAGGCCCTGGGTTTACAGACGCCTCAGGAATTTTTAGAGTCAAAAGGATATAAATTTAGAGTCTCTTGA
- a CDS encoding TrbI/VirB10 family protein: MHAGEDVNPQNSKLIGEYQSQINHGQTRAQVVWKRIIFPNQRSVDLGAMTGVDSSGTSGTNGTVNNHYDKVVIGLLLTTALNAGVRITQGKYDQNSANLTQELGNSLAQETSRLGNRIADKMLSTLPTIKVPMGKRLNVFVEQDFSLEPYLN, translated from the coding sequence ATTCATGCCGGAGAGGATGTCAATCCACAAAATTCTAAATTAATCGGCGAATATCAATCACAAATTAATCACGGACAAACACGGGCACAAGTTGTCTGGAAACGAATTATTTTTCCTAACCAGCGTTCAGTTGATTTAGGTGCTATGACGGGTGTGGATTCGAGTGGAACCAGCGGAACAAATGGCACAGTCAACAACCACTATGACAAGGTCGTAATTGGACTTTTACTGACAACAGCACTAAATGCAGGTGTCCGAATAACTCAAGGGAAATATGACCAAAATTCAGCGAACTTGACTCAAGAACTGGGCAACTCATTGGCTCAAGAGACTTCTCGACTAGGAAACAGGATAGCTGATAAAATGCTATCCACCCTTCCTACTATCAAGGTACCTATGGGTAAGAGACTGAATGTTTTTGTTGAACAAGATTTTAGTTTGGAACCTTATTTAAATTAA
- a CDS encoding IS5 family transposase — MKNRCKTDLSDEQWRLIEPLIPPAKPGGRPRKTDMRDVVNGCRYMLRTGCQWELLPLDFPPKSTVYEYFSTWSKDGTFERILHVLRDMVRVDAGRSTEPSAAIVDSQSVKTAVPAIEKGYDGAKKIKGRKRHLATDILGLVLAVVVHSAAISERAGAKLLLRRLKPLFSSIKIFFGDGGYSGEPLKQWVSDLFNALLKIVKRPRKKFQIVKFRWVVERTFGWLNSQRRLSKDYEYLPRNSEAWIKFAAINTMTRRLRPG, encoded by the coding sequence ATGAAAAATCGATGCAAGACTGATTTGAGTGATGAGCAGTGGCGACTTATTGAGCCGCTAATTCCACCAGCAAAGCCCGGCGGAAGACCACGTAAGACTGATATGCGCGATGTAGTCAATGGCTGCCGCTACATGCTTAGAACTGGATGTCAGTGGGAGCTTCTTCCGCTAGACTTTCCACCCAAATCAACGGTGTATGAGTATTTTTCGACTTGGTCGAAGGACGGTACCTTTGAGCGCATTTTGCATGTCCTGCGCGATATGGTGAGGGTTGACGCTGGAAGAAGCACAGAGCCAAGCGCTGCAATCGTCGACAGTCAAAGCGTTAAAACTGCGGTCCCTGCAATAGAAAAAGGATACGACGGTGCCAAGAAGATCAAAGGTCGTAAGCGTCATCTAGCAACAGATATTTTGGGCCTTGTCCTTGCGGTTGTTGTTCACTCTGCGGCGATTTCAGAGCGGGCTGGAGCGAAACTGCTTCTGCGACGATTGAAGCCATTATTTTCCAGCATAAAGATCTTTTTTGGCGATGGCGGGTATAGTGGCGAGCCGCTTAAACAGTGGGTATCAGATCTTTTCAATGCTTTGTTGAAAATAGTAAAAAGACCTCGAAAAAAATTTCAGATCGTCAAATTTCGTTGGGTCGTTGAGAGAACTTTCGGTTGGCTCAACAGCCAAAGGCGACTGAGCAAAGACTACGAGTATCTACCTCGCAACTCTGAGGCGTGGATCAAATTTGCGGCCATAAACACCATGACAAGGAGGTTACGACCAGGATAG
- a CDS encoding IS6 family transposase, whose translation MRKHTSSDFKWRHYQGEAILLCVRWYLRYRVSYRDLEEMMKERGLNADHTTIYRWVQHYAPEIQKRASYFLKSPNDSWKLDETYVKVKGKWLYLYRAIDSRGQTIDFYLSKTRNQKAAKLFLGKLSMLRRSAEPRTLTVDRHPSYPAALSQLQSEGKYLNVELRQSKYLNNIIEQDHRRIKWKARHSMGYFSYKTAFNTIRGIETMHMLFKGQLYHLMDKSSLSIKKFINRQFGLSDPILEM comes from the coding sequence ATGAGAAAACACACTTCATCAGATTTTAAATGGCGGCATTATCAAGGCGAAGCAATCCTTCTTTGCGTACGTTGGTATCTCCGTTACAGGGTCAGTTATCGTGACCTAGAAGAGATGATGAAAGAGCGTGGTCTAAATGCCGATCATACAACAATCTACCGATGGGTTCAGCACTATGCTCCAGAGATACAAAAGCGCGCCAGCTACTTTTTGAAATCACCAAATGATTCTTGGAAGCTTGATGAAACCTACGTCAAAGTAAAGGGAAAGTGGCTCTATCTCTATAGGGCTATCGATTCACGGGGACAGACTATTGATTTTTATCTTAGCAAAACCCGAAATCAAAAAGCTGCCAAGCTATTTTTAGGCAAGTTATCAATGCTACGCAGAAGCGCTGAGCCACGGACTTTAACTGTTGATCGCCACCCATCATATCCGGCTGCCTTATCTCAACTTCAAAGTGAAGGTAAGTATCTCAATGTGGAACTTAGGCAAAGCAAATATTTAAATAATATTATAGAGCAGGATCACAGGAGGATAAAATGGAAAGCACGGCATAGCATGGGCTATTTCTCTTACAAGACAGCCTTCAATACAATTCGTGGAATTGAAACAATGCATATGCTATTCAAAGGTCAGCTCTACCACTTAATGGATAAAAGTTCACTATCAATTAAAAAGTTCATCAACAGACAATTTGGACTGAGTGACCCAATTCTTGAAATGTAA
- a CDS encoding type II toxin-antitoxin system RelE/ParE family toxin → MIKSWQHKGVREFFLKGSKKGIIASHEKRLKIILQRLNAAIDAKDMNTPGMRFHELKGDLKGFYSVTVSGNWRIIFEFVENDAYLIDYLDYH, encoded by the coding sequence ATGATAAAGTCTTGGCAACACAAAGGTGTTAGAGAATTTTTCCTAAAAGGAAGCAAAAAGGGAATTATAGCCTCCCATGAAAAGCGCCTTAAAATCATTCTACAGCGGCTCAATGCTGCCATTGATGCCAAAGACATGAATACACCGGGAATGAGATTTCATGAACTCAAAGGAGATCTGAAAGGCTTTTACTCGGTTACGGTAAGCGGAAATTGGAGAATCATTTTTGAGTTTGTAGAAAATGATGCCTATTTAATCGATTACCTTGATTATCATTAA
- a CDS encoding HigA family addiction module antidote protein produces the protein MHKPLHPGEIVRDALCNEETGLTVSEAAQKLCVQRTTLSRLFNGHSGISAEMAMRLAMLLGTSIEMWLNLQRDYEIWKVQKMRPKPKIRQLKLAA, from the coding sequence GTGCATAAACCACTTCACCCAGGTGAAATAGTAAGAGATGCCCTTTGTAATGAAGAAACAGGGTTAACCGTTAGTGAAGCCGCGCAAAAGCTTTGCGTGCAAAGAACTACCCTTTCGAGGCTTTTTAACGGACACTCTGGCATTAGTGCTGAAATGGCTATGCGTCTTGCTATGTTGTTGGGAACAAGCATCGAAATGTGGCTAAATCTTCAGCGCGACTATGAAATTTGGAAGGTTCAAAAAATGAGACCTAAGCCAAAAATACGGCAGCTGAAATTGGCAGCCTGA
- a CDS encoding IS6 family transposase — protein sequence MRKHTSSDFKWRHYQGEAILLCVRWYLRYRVSYRDLEEMMKERGLNADHTTIYRWVQHYAPEIQKRASYFLKSPNDSWKLDETYVKVKGKWLYLYRAIDSRGQTIDFYLSKTRNQKAAKLFLGKLSMLRRSAEPRTLTVDRHPSYPAALSQLQSEGKYLNVELRQSKYLNNIIEQDHRRIKWKTRHSMGYFSYKTAFNTIRGIETMHMLFKGQLYHLMDKSSLSIKKFINRQFGLSDPILEM from the coding sequence ATGAGAAAACACACTTCATCAGATTTTAAATGGCGGCATTATCAAGGCGAAGCAATCCTTCTTTGCGTACGTTGGTACCTTCGTTACAGGGTCAGTTATCGTGACCTAGAAGAGATGATGAAAGAGCGTGGTCTAAATGCCGATCATACAACAATCTACCGATGGGTTCAGCACTATGCTCCAGAGATACAAAAGCGCGCCAGCTACTTTTTGAAATCACCAAATGATTCTTGGAAGCTTGATGAAACCTACGTCAAAGTAAAGGGAAAGTGGCTCTATCTCTATAGGGCTATCGATTCACGGGGACAGACTATTGATTTTTATCTTAGCAAAACCCGAAATCAAAAAGCTGCCAAGCTATTTTTAGGCAAGTTATCAATGCTACGCAGGAGCGCTGAGCCACGGACTTTAACTGTTGATCGCCACCCATCATATCCGGCTGCCTTATCTCAACTTCAAAGTGAAGGTAAGTATCTCAATGTGGAACTTAGGCAAAGCAAATATTTAAATAATATTATAGAGCAGGATCACAGGAGGATAAAATGGAAAACACGGCATAGCATGGGCTATTTCTCTTACAAGACAGCCTTCAACACAATTCGCGGAATTGAAACAATGCATATGCTATTCAAAGGTCAGCTCTACCACTTAATGGATAAAAGTTCACTATCAATTAAAAAGTTCATCAACAGACAATTTGGACTGAGTGACCCAATTCTTGAAATGTAA
- a CDS encoding transposase: MDSWHSSLDNLKCIRDLGWVWVTSLRKNRKVNRDVTLETLEIPDEGLLIHLRGYGWVTVFKFEAKNGRIDFITTNMKDPTRNEVKKIMEHRWSIEVYHREIKQTCGIERCQAHTG, from the coding sequence ATGGATTCATGGCATTCCAGTCTCGATAACCTCAAATGTATTAGAGATCTTGGCTGGGTATGGGTAACTTCATTGCGTAAAAACCGCAAGGTTAACCGTGATGTTACTTTAGAAACGCTGGAGATTCCCGATGAAGGGCTTTTGATTCACTTACGTGGCTATGGTTGGGTAACGGTATTCAAGTTTGAGGCTAAAAATGGCCGCATTGATTTCATAACAACAAATATGAAAGATCCTACCCGAAATGAGGTAAAAAAAATCATGGAACATCGTTGGTCTATCGAAGTCTATCATCGTGAAATAAAGCAAACATGTGGTATTGAGCGTTGTCAGGCACATACTGGTTAA
- the tnpA gene encoding IS200/IS605 family transposase, with protein sequence MSSEVRTGRHVVFNLHAHLVFVTKYRRKVLNKNILDDMKRIFEKITNEHQVILKEFNGEEDHVHMLIHYPPKVSIAKLVNSLKGVSSRRLRQNWPELEKRYYKGVLWSPSYFAGSCGGAPVEIVRKYIEAQNSPG encoded by the coding sequence ATGTCAAGCGAAGTTCGTACTGGAAGACATGTTGTTTTTAATCTTCACGCTCATTTGGTTTTTGTGACAAAATATCGAAGAAAAGTGCTTAATAAAAATATACTTGATGATATGAAAAGAATTTTCGAAAAAATTACCAATGAACATCAGGTGATTTTGAAAGAATTTAATGGTGAAGAGGATCATGTGCACATGCTCATTCATTATCCACCAAAAGTCTCAATCGCTAAGCTAGTAAATAGCCTAAAAGGTGTTTCGTCACGGAGACTTAGGCAAAACTGGCCTGAGCTAGAAAAAAGATATTACAAAGGTGTGTTGTGGTCACCGAGCTATTTTGCTGGCTCTTGCGGTGGGGCGCCGGTCGAAATCGTGCGCAAATATATTGAAGCACAAAATTCTCCAGGCTAG